The window GCCGCCGGGGCCGGAGCGGACTGCTCGGGCTTCGGCGCGGGCGCGGGCGGGCGTGGGGCCGGCTTGGGGCCGGGTCGCGGCGCGGGCTTCGCGTCGCTTCCGCCCTTGCCGGGGTATGCATCCCGCAACCTGCGGGCTACCGGCGCCTCCACGGTGGAGGACGCAGACTTCACGAACTCGCCCAGATCCTTCAACTTGGCGAGTACATCCTTACTGGTGACTCCGAGCTCTTTTGCCAGCTCGTGCACACGGGCCTTACCTGCCACTGCTCTCCTAGTCCGGGAGGTCGGCGGCAGACCCGTCGACCTCGTCCTATCGTCGCGCGTTCATGTCTTCAGCTTCACGGCTGACTCATGACGGGTCGACCTGCTTCCTGTCTTCTTCCACGGTGTGGGGTCGTCCCACACCACTTCCCGCGAGGCGCTCTATCTCCGCTCGCACCACGTCCACGCCGAGGACCCCCAGGACCTTGAAGGCCCTGGTGAACGCCCGTCGCTTCTCGGCCAAGGCCAGACATCCCTGGTCGGGGTGAATCCATGCGCCCCGACCGGGCATCCGGCGCCGCGGATCGGGGACCACGTCCCCGTCCACGAGCACTACCCGCAGCAACTTCTTGTCCGCCGCCCGGACGCGGCAACCGACACAGGTCCGTACCGGGCTTGCGCCATCGGGACGTGCGGAGACCGGTTCCTGACGATGAACCACGATCAGTCTATCCCGTCAAGCTCAGTCGGCCGAACCGGATACCGGAGCGGGGGCCGCCGCGTCGCTGCGGATGTCGATGCGCCAGCCGGTGAGCCGGGCCGCGAGCCGGGCGTTCTGCCCTTCCTTGCCGATGGCGAGGGAAAGCTGGAAGTCCGGGACGACGACCCGGGCCGTCTTGGCCCGCTCGTCCACCACCGTGACCGAGACCACCTTGGCGGGCGAGAGCGCGTTGCCGACGAACGTCGCCGGGTCGTCCGACCAGTCGATGATGTCGATCTTCTCGCCTGCCAGCTCGCTCATCACGTTGCGCACGCGCGCGCCCATCGGGCCGATGCACGCGCCCTTGGCGTTGACGCCGGAGACCGACGTGCGGACCGCGATCTTGGACCGGTGTCCCGCTTCGCGCGCGACCGCCGGGATCTCGACGGTGCCGTCGGCGATCTCGGGGACCTCCAGCGCGAACAGCCTGCGGACCAGGTTGGGGTGCGTGCGCGAGAGCGTGATCTGCGGGCCGCGGTTGCCGCGGGCGACGCCGACGACGTAGCACTTGATCCGGGTGCCGTGCTCGTAGCTCTCGCCGGGGACCTGCTCGACCGCGGGCAGCACGCCCTCGGTGTCGCCGACCTGCACGATCACCATGCCGCGCGAGTTCGCCCGGGTGTCACGCTGCACGACACCGGCGACGATCTCGCCCTCCTTGGCGGAGAACTCGCCGAAGGTGCGCTCGTGCTCGGCGTCGCGCAGCCGCTGCAGGATGACCTGCCGGGCGGTGGTCGCGGCGATCCGGCCGAAGCCCTCGGGGGTGTCGTCCCACTCCTCTTCGACCTGGCCGTCGGCGCCGGTCGTGTACGCCAGGACCCGGACCAGGCCGCTGCGCTTGTCGATGTCGATGCG is drawn from Actinokineospora alba and contains these coding sequences:
- a CDS encoding YlxR family protein, encoding MVHRQEPVSARPDGASPVRTCVGCRVRAADKKLLRVVLVDGDVVPDPRRRMPGRGAWIHPDQGCLALAEKRRAFTRAFKVLGVLGVDVVRAEIERLAGSGVGRPHTVEEDRKQVDPS
- the nusA gene encoding transcription termination factor NusA, with the translated sequence MNVDIAALRAIERDKDIPFETVIDAIETALLTAYKHTEGHQPHARIDIDKRSGLVRVLAYTTGADGQVEEEWDDTPEGFGRIAATTARQVILQRLRDAEHERTFGEFSAKEGEIVAGVVQRDTRANSRGMVIVQVGDTEGVLPAVEQVPGESYEHGTRIKCYVVGVARGNRGPQITLSRTHPNLVRRLFALEVPEIADGTVEIPAVAREAGHRSKIAVRTSVSGVNAKGACIGPMGARVRNVMSELAGEKIDIIDWSDDPATFVGNALSPAKVVSVTVVDERAKTARVVVPDFQLSLAIGKEGQNARLAARLTGWRIDIRSDAAAPAPVSGSAD